The Spirosoma foliorum genome has a window encoding:
- a CDS encoding restriction endonuclease, producing the protein MAKRISSDGKGLEKLVSRIYESLKDNPLIEVIHDIKLPNCIGSKSQFDVIIKNKFDDDIELIAIECKDYKGRVSISQIHDFNGRCSLVKGIGKKVFVAVNGYQSGAKELANHYNIELYNLNEISVDLLRSWIKWERSYVSYPEKRQIGAILFHAQGGKIISYNLDNLSNLSLNLVLQSPGVEPVILQSLISSMVNKDGFNRGLLQFAGEDFNKLTVSGDEKLITIPMRVQVIPEIPYVTALEGFQVQINKVEVVFEYTYKIARFEDVTARSYQTNEGKNTAHVMSTQVGEMKLEIIRNTFNGINSFYIIDSGGHMHKMNQERVKEFYE; encoded by the coding sequence ATGGCAAAGAGAATATCATCAGATGGAAAAGGGTTAGAGAAATTAGTTTCTCGTATTTATGAATCTCTAAAAGACAATCCTTTAATCGAAGTTATTCATGATATCAAGCTCCCTAACTGTATTGGGTCAAAATCTCAGTTCGATGTCATTATTAAAAATAAATTTGACGATGACATCGAACTGATTGCTATAGAATGTAAGGACTATAAAGGGCGTGTTAGTATCTCGCAAATTCATGATTTTAATGGTAGATGCAGTTTAGTGAAAGGTATAGGGAAAAAGGTATTTGTCGCAGTAAATGGTTACCAATCAGGGGCAAAAGAACTTGCTAATCATTATAATATAGAATTGTACAACCTAAATGAGATTTCGGTAGACTTACTTAGAAGTTGGATAAAATGGGAAAGAAGCTATGTAAGCTACCCTGAAAAGCGACAAATTGGGGCTATTCTATTTCATGCTCAGGGAGGCAAGATAATTTCATACAACTTAGATAACTTATCTAATTTGAGTCTCAACTTAGTGTTACAGAGTCCAGGAGTCGAACCAGTGATTTTACAAAGTCTTATTTCTAGTATGGTGAACAAAGATGGGTTTAACAGGGGCCTTCTTCAATTTGCAGGGGAAGACTTTAATAAACTGACTGTTAGTGGGGATGAAAAATTAATAACCATACCTATGCGTGTTCAAGTTATTCCAGAAATTCCATATGTTACAGCTCTGGAAGGCTTTCAGGTACAGATAAATAAAGTCGAAGTTGTATTTGAATATACTTATAAAATTGCCCGCTTTGAAGATGTGACAGCTAGGTCATATCAAACTAATGAAGGAAAAAATACAGCTCATGTAATGTCAACTCAGGTGGGTGAAATGAAGTTAGAAATAATCAGGAATACATTTAATGGTATAAACAGCTTTTATATAATCGATTCGGGGGGACATATGCATAAAATGAATCAGGAGAGAGTGAAAGAGTTTTATGAATAA
- a CDS encoding DUF6883 domain-containing protein: MLLPFAEQAYADDSKFLDYCLNFEHPYGKHKARVFRSALGITRENWGILRDAVLTAVLLNSASHEGRNGYGELYVVDFEMVYNSQNAIVRTSWIIHDGENFPRLTSCYIVN, encoded by the coding sequence ATGCTGCTACCTTTCGCCGAGCAGGCCTATGCGGATGATTCTAAATTTTTAGACTACTGTCTGAACTTCGAACATCCTTATGGAAAGCATAAAGCTCGCGTATTCCGTTCAGCACTAGGGATAACCAGGGAAAACTGGGGAATTTTGCGGGACGCTGTTCTCACAGCAGTTTTGCTTAACTCAGCTTCGCATGAAGGACGTAATGGATACGGTGAACTGTACGTTGTCGATTTTGAAATGGTTTACAACTCTCAGAACGCTATTGTCCGTACAAGCTGGATTATTCATGACGGAGAAAACTTTCCGAGATTAACCAGTTGTTATATTGTTAACTAA
- a CDS encoding ribonucleoside-diphosphate reductase subunit alpha has product MYVIKRDGRRESVKFDKITARIEKLCYGLDPAYVQPVEVAVKVVSGLYDGVKTTELDNLAAETAASMTTKHPDYAILAARIAISNLHKETNKSFSGTIKKLYQYEDPKTGENASLISKEVYDVVRQHAALLDSTIIYDRDYGYDYFGYKTLEKSYLLKLDGRIAERPQHMLMRVAVGIHMEDVEAAIETYNLLSEKWFTHATPTLFNAGTPKPQMSSCFLLTMKDDSIDGIYDTLKQTAKISQSAGGIGLSIHNVRATGTYIKGTNGTSNGIVPMLRVFNDTARYVDQGGGKRKGSFAIYLEPWHADIFDFLDLKKNSGKEEGRARDLFYALWTPDLFMKRVEADDVWSLFCPHECPGLADCYGDEFEALYERYEREGRARKTIKAQELWFKILESQTETGTPYMLYKDAANKKSNQKNLGTIKSSNLCTEIIEYTAPDEIAVCNLASIALPKFIKRDPDGIMRFDHQKLYEVTKTATRNLNKIIDINYYPVEEARRSNMRHRPIGLGVQGLADAFIMLRMPFESDEARRLNEDIFETIYFGAMTSSMEQAKEYGPYETWKGSPISEGQFQFDMWGVKPKSGRWDWESLRKDVVEHGVRNSLLLAPMPTASTSQILGNNECFEPYTSNIYTRRVLSGEFVVVNKHLLKDLVKLGLWNDSMKNNLILANGSIQAIPNIPQNIKDLYKTVWEIKQKHIIDMAADRGAYICQSQSLNIHIQDSNFGKLTSMHFYAWKAGLKTGMYYLRTKAAADAVKFTVVQPQAEPQLEAVMTEAAPVEKPLDYVQYAKEHAQNAAPQPVPMVTDLEQQYAAMTCSLDDPEGCEMCGS; this is encoded by the coding sequence ATGTACGTTATCAAACGCGACGGTCGCCGGGAGTCCGTCAAGTTCGACAAAATCACCGCTCGCATCGAGAAGCTGTGCTATGGCCTTGACCCCGCCTATGTACAACCCGTTGAAGTAGCCGTAAAAGTTGTAAGTGGTCTGTACGATGGTGTAAAAACCACCGAACTCGACAATCTGGCCGCTGAAACAGCTGCTTCGATGACGACCAAGCATCCAGATTATGCCATTCTGGCCGCTCGGATTGCCATCTCGAACCTGCACAAAGAGACCAACAAATCGTTCTCTGGAACGATCAAGAAATTATATCAGTACGAAGACCCCAAAACCGGCGAAAACGCATCACTGATTTCTAAAGAGGTATATGATGTTGTACGGCAACACGCAGCGTTGCTGGATTCAACGATCATTTACGATCGGGATTATGGCTATGATTATTTTGGCTATAAAACCCTAGAAAAATCATATCTGCTAAAACTCGATGGTCGGATTGCCGAACGCCCACAACATATGCTGATGCGTGTGGCCGTCGGAATCCACATGGAAGACGTCGAGGCAGCTATAGAAACCTATAATTTGCTTTCCGAAAAATGGTTTACGCACGCAACCCCGACGCTCTTTAACGCCGGAACGCCGAAACCACAGATGTCGAGTTGCTTCCTGCTGACGATGAAGGACGACTCTATCGACGGAATTTATGATACACTGAAACAAACTGCCAAAATTTCACAGTCGGCAGGTGGTATTGGGCTGAGCATTCATAACGTTCGGGCAACGGGAACCTACATCAAAGGCACCAATGGAACCAGCAATGGGATTGTACCAATGCTGCGCGTATTCAACGATACGGCTCGTTACGTAGATCAGGGTGGTGGCAAGCGCAAAGGTTCGTTTGCTATTTACCTGGAACCCTGGCATGCCGATATCTTTGACTTCCTGGATCTGAAAAAGAATTCGGGTAAAGAAGAAGGTCGCGCCCGCGATCTGTTCTATGCGCTTTGGACGCCCGATCTGTTCATGAAGCGGGTAGAAGCCGATGACGTTTGGTCGTTGTTCTGCCCACACGAGTGCCCTGGTCTGGCCGATTGCTATGGCGACGAGTTCGAAGCTCTGTATGAGCGTTACGAACGTGAAGGCCGTGCCCGTAAGACGATAAAAGCGCAGGAATTGTGGTTCAAAATTCTGGAATCGCAAACGGAAACCGGTACTCCTTACATGCTGTACAAGGATGCCGCGAACAAGAAGTCGAACCAGAAGAACCTGGGTACTATCAAATCGTCGAACCTGTGTACCGAAATCATCGAGTATACTGCTCCGGACGAAATTGCGGTGTGTAACCTGGCGTCTATCGCACTGCCGAAGTTCATTAAGCGTGATCCAGACGGCATCATGCGCTTCGATCACCAGAAGTTGTATGAAGTGACCAAAACGGCCACCCGCAACCTCAACAAGATCATCGACATCAACTACTACCCAGTTGAAGAGGCTCGTCGGAGCAACATGCGCCATCGGCCAATTGGTTTAGGTGTCCAGGGCTTAGCCGATGCGTTCATCATGCTGCGGATGCCGTTTGAATCGGACGAAGCGCGCCGGTTGAACGAAGATATTTTCGAGACGATCTATTTTGGTGCCATGACTTCGTCGATGGAGCAGGCGAAAGAATACGGTCCATACGAAACCTGGAAAGGATCACCGATTTCGGAAGGTCAGTTCCAGTTCGATATGTGGGGTGTAAAACCAAAATCAGGTCGCTGGGATTGGGAAAGCCTGCGGAAAGACGTTGTAGAACATGGCGTTCGTAATTCGCTGTTGCTGGCACCAATGCCAACCGCGTCGACCTCGCAGATTCTGGGTAACAACGAATGTTTCGAACCATACACGAGCAACATCTACACCCGTCGCGTATTGTCGGGCGAGTTCGTGGTTGTGAACAAGCACCTGCTGAAAGACCTTGTGAAACTGGGCTTGTGGAATGACTCTATGAAAAACAATCTGATTCTGGCCAACGGCTCGATTCAGGCGATTCCGAACATCCCACAGAACATCAAAGACCTGTACAAAACAGTTTGGGAGATCAAGCAGAAGCACATCATCGACATGGCCGCCGATCGGGGTGCATACATTTGTCAGTCGCAGTCGCTGAACATCCACATTCAGGATTCGAACTTCGGTAAACTGACGTCGATGCACTTCTACGCGTGGAAAGCGGGTCTGAAAACGGGTATGTATTACCTCCGTACGAAAGCCGCTGCCGATGCCGTGAAGTTTACCGTTGTTCAGCCACAAGCCGAACCACAACTGGAAGCCGTTATGACCGAAGCCGCACCCGTCGAGAAACCGCTCGATTACGTACAGTACGCCAAGGAGCACGCGCAAAACGCAGCCCCACAGCCTGTACCAATGGTAACGGATCTGGAACAACAATATGCCGCCATGACCTGCTCACTCGATGACCCAGAAGGTTGCGAGATGTGTGGAAGCTAG
- a CDS encoding amidohydrolase family protein: MVSSSGRPLCIMGNMVDAQGRESVKTILVQNGKISTIQAGKVPLSLPDLILLELADDEVVFPGLINLHVHSEYNVFPLWQSPAVWSNRYQWRINDQYIREIKNFKEYIEARWVKDYPGFINLNGQSVTADNQRAFPTGSVRSAISEVQKMHGVITELQAVAGGTTLMQQTIKLENNGSLPSFIVRNTGAPDELGLPGTKKVFSVVDFVRPGPDFDPPSSPLHANDDTSGWPMMRHPSFDDFLASVQNGNNRYYASIAHIAEGRAGYLQRGKPDGFSRREFTEFRKALFQLPNPEFLKTANLTLTHACGLNYSDSTTLDFLRDNHISIVWSPVSNLILYRDTIPVKTLLDHGINVCLGSDWAPSGSKHVWDELKFARHFCDALSLDVSNAQLLAMITQNPATALGNVKAGLIETGYNADFFILRKQSARQPALTALQTQDDSSVRCTIVNGRVLYGDENLFTDTLSVDYQRIPATEGIAARKKVVSINSSLNFDLHQSLTQVDALMDWYAAETLRLPNLRRTRLLSSDDHLYLARIDLVKSQLVELLK, encoded by the coding sequence ATGGTCTCTTCGTCTGGTCGTCCGTTGTGCATCATGGGCAATATGGTTGATGCACAAGGCCGCGAATCAGTTAAAACGATACTTGTCCAAAATGGCAAGATCAGCACGATTCAGGCGGGTAAAGTGCCCTTATCACTCCCGGATCTAATTCTGCTTGAGCTAGCCGACGACGAGGTTGTGTTTCCAGGTTTGATCAATTTACACGTCCATTCAGAATACAATGTTTTTCCGCTCTGGCAAAGCCCGGCCGTTTGGAGCAATCGGTATCAGTGGCGCATAAATGACCAGTACATTCGGGAGATAAAAAATTTCAAAGAGTATATCGAGGCTCGTTGGGTTAAAGACTATCCCGGCTTCATAAACCTTAATGGTCAATCGGTCACAGCCGACAATCAGCGAGCGTTTCCAACTGGTTCGGTGAGGTCGGCCATTAGCGAGGTCCAAAAAATGCATGGCGTCATCACTGAATTACAAGCCGTGGCAGGTGGTACGACGCTCATGCAGCAAACGATCAAATTGGAGAATAATGGAAGTCTGCCCAGCTTCATTGTCCGGAACACAGGAGCACCAGACGAACTAGGTCTTCCTGGCACGAAAAAAGTGTTTTCCGTAGTCGATTTTGTAAGACCGGGACCGGATTTCGATCCGCCCAGCAGCCCACTCCACGCCAATGACGATACATCGGGCTGGCCCATGATGCGGCACCCTAGCTTCGACGATTTTTTAGCATCAGTCCAAAACGGCAATAACCGCTATTATGCTTCCATTGCGCACATTGCCGAAGGGCGAGCGGGTTACCTCCAGCGAGGAAAACCCGATGGCTTTAGTCGGCGGGAGTTTACTGAGTTCCGGAAAGCGCTTTTCCAGCTTCCGAATCCGGAATTTCTGAAAACGGCCAATTTAACCCTGACGCATGCCTGTGGTTTAAATTATTCCGACTCCACCACGCTCGATTTTCTGCGCGACAATCACATCAGCATCGTTTGGTCGCCGGTATCCAATTTGATTCTCTATCGCGACACTATTCCAGTAAAAACCCTGCTGGATCATGGCATCAACGTTTGTCTCGGTTCCGACTGGGCGCCAAGCGGCAGCAAACATGTGTGGGATGAGCTGAAGTTCGCCCGTCATTTCTGCGATGCGTTATCGCTCGATGTTAGCAATGCCCAACTGCTGGCGATGATTACCCAGAATCCAGCCACTGCGTTAGGAAACGTAAAAGCGGGCCTTATTGAAACGGGCTACAATGCCGATTTCTTTATTTTACGCAAACAATCGGCCCGACAACCGGCCTTAACGGCTTTGCAAACACAGGATGATTCATCGGTACGTTGTACGATTGTGAATGGGCGGGTGCTTTATGGCGACGAGAATTTATTTACCGATACCTTATCCGTCGACTACCAGCGTATTCCGGCAACGGAGGGTATAGCCGCCAGAAAGAAAGTAGTGAGCATCAATTCGTCCCTGAATTTTGATTTACACCAATCCTTAACTCAGGTTGATGCATTGATGGACTGGTACGCTGCGGAAACCTTACGATTACCCAACCTTCGCCGAACCCGTTTGCTTTCGTCCGACGATCATCTTTACCTGGCACGTATTGATCTGGTGAAGTCGCAATTGGTGGAGTTGTTGAAGTAA
- a CDS encoding DUF4926 domain-containing protein has product MEELKLHDVVALTKPIPEYNLRRGEIGVVIDIGPNGHYLLEFADRNGVPYAMPTVSTEGLMKVYLHADMVE; this is encoded by the coding sequence ATGGAAGAACTGAAATTACACGATGTTGTGGCTCTAACGAAACCTATACCCGAATATAATCTTCGCCGGGGCGAAATTGGGGTTGTCATTGACATCGGCCCTAATGGTCATTATTTATTGGAATTTGCAGACCGTAATGGTGTTCCCTATGCCATGCCCACTGTTAGTACAGAAGGGTTAATGAAAGTGTATTTACACGCCGATATGGTGGAGTGA